One genomic window of Meleagris gallopavo isolate NT-WF06-2002-E0010 breed Aviagen turkey brand Nicholas breeding stock chromosome 22, Turkey_5.1, whole genome shotgun sequence includes the following:
- the TBC1D20 gene encoding TBC1 domain family member 20 yields MLSLCWSQCGWSVVCPSRPVLTCPVILLCAFLADFDSKKKRKVAEIYQALNSDPIDVAALRRMAISEGGLLTDEIRCKVWPKLLSVNTDDLPPLPGKELREDNKDYQQVLLDVRRSLRRFPPGMPDDQREGLQEELIDIILHVLKRNPQLHYYQGYHDIVVTFLLVVGDRLATALVEKLSTHHLRDFMDPTMDNTKHILNYLMPIIDQVNPEVHDFMQSAEVGTIFALSWLITWFGHVLSDFRHVVRLYDFFLACHPLMPIYFAAVIVLYREQEVLDCECDMASVHHLLSQIPQDLPYETLISRAGDLFVQFPPSELAREAAQQQAERTAASTFKDFELASVQQRPDTVLRQRFRERLRGEERTKSILTKPRTNRFVKLAVMGLTVALGAAALAVVKSALEWAPKFELQIFP; encoded by the exons ATGCTGAGCCTGTGCTGGTCACAGTGTGGGTGGTCCGTGGTCTGTCCCAGCAGGCCTGTGTTGACATGTCCTGTTatcttgctttgtgcttttcttgCAGACTTTGActctaagaagaaaagaaaagtggCAGAAATTTACCAGGCCCTGAACAGCGACCCTATTGATGTGGCAGCGCTCAGGCGAATGGCCATCAGTGAAGGAGGGCTGCTGACCGATGAGATCCGCTGCAAAGTGTGGCCAAAGCTGCTGAGTGTGAACACAGATGACCTGCCCCCCCTGCCAG gAAAGGAGCTGCGGGAGGACAACAAGGATTACCAGCAGGTGTTACTGGACGTACGGCGCTCCCTGCGGCGCTTCCCACCAG GGATGCCGGATGACCAGAGagaggggctgcaggaggagctcatTGATATTATCCTCCACGTCCTGAAGCGCAACCCGCAGCTGCACTACTACCAGGGCTACCACGACATCGTGGTCACTTTCCTGCTGGTGGTTGGGGACAGGCTGGCCACAGCTCTGGTGGAGAAGCTCTCGACGCATCATCTCAG GGATTTTATGGACCCAACAATGGATAATACCAAGCACATTTTGAATTACCTGATGCCCATCATAGACCAGGTGAACCCTGAGGTGCATGACTTCATGCAGAG TGCGGAAGTGGGAACCATCTTTGCTCTCAGCTGGCTCATCACGTGGTTTGGGCACGTTCTGTCTGACTTCAGGCACGTCGTGCGATTATACGACTTCTTCCTGGCTTGCCATCCACTGATGCccatttattttgctgctgtg atTGTGCTTTACCGGGAGCAGGAAGTTCTGGACTGCGAGTGCGACATGGCCTCGGTACACCACCTCCTGTCCCAGATCCCACAGGACCTTCCTTATGAGACTCTGATCAGCAGAGCAGGGGACCTTTTTGTTCAGTTTCCTCCATCTGAGCTCgccagggaggcagcacagcagcaggctgagcg GACCGCGGCTTCCACTTTTAAGGACTTTGAGTTGGCATCAGTGCAGCAGAGACCAGACACTGTGTTGAGACAGCGCTTCAGGGAGAGGCTCCGAGGGGAGGAGCGGACAAAATCCATTTTGACAAAGCCAAGGACCAACCGTTTTGTCAAGCTGGCAGTGATGGGGCTGACggtggcactgggagcagctgcCCTGGCTGTGGTGAAGAGTGCACTGGAGTGGGCACCCAAGTTTGAACTCCAGATTTTCCCCTGA